Below is a window of Veillonella rodentium DNA.
CGAAGGCGCTTGTGCAGATACGATGGAATATAACGGCAAATATATGATGAAAAACAATTATGAAGGCTCTAAAAACCTTTTTCATTATTGTCAGGATCGTCGCATTCCATTTATTTATGCATCATCCGCGTCTACTTACGGTAATGGTACCAACGGTTTCGTAGAGAAACCCGAAGCGGAAGAAGCACTTAATCCATATGCGTATTCCAAGCTCTTGTTTGACCGTTATGTGCGTAAATTTGAAGGTGAATACACCACACAGGTGGTAGGACTTCGCTACTTTAATGTATACGGTCCTAATGAAGCGCATAAAGATAAGATGGCATCGCTGGTTCGTCAAATGTTCTATAAAAATCAGGAGACCGGTGTAATCAATTTGTTTGAAGGCACGGACGGTTATGAAGATGGCGGTCAGACACGAGATTTTATCTACGTAAAAGACGTAGTCAATGTAAATTTTTATTTCTGGGAACATCCTGAAATCTCCGGTATATTTAACTGCGGCACGGGTAATGCACATAGCTTTAATCAATTTATGCAGGCTGTTATCGATTACAATGGCAAGGGTAAAATTGAATACATTCCGTTCCCTGAGGTATTAAAGGGCAAATATCAAAGCTTTACCGAAGCGGATACGACTAAATTGATGACTGCCGGTTATGATAAAGGCTTTACAAAGATGGAAGATGCCGTTAAAGAATATTGTGAATTGTTGGAACATAATGAAGGATATTTACGCTGATGCGAAAAGTACTATTTCTCGATCGGGACGGGGTCATCAATAAGGATGTGAACTATCTTTACAAGATTGACGATTTGCAATGGGTCGATGGTGCTAAAGAGGCGCTTGCGTATGCCTACAGTAAAGGGTATGACCTCATTGTGGTGACAAATCAGAGCGGCGTGGCCCGGGGGTATTATAAGGAACATGACGTGCAGATTCTGCATGATTACATGGGGCGTGAACTGGATGCCTGCGGGGCTCCGATTCTACGTTTCTATTATTGTCCTCATCATGTAGAGGGCACGGTGTCTCGCTATGCTATTGATTGTGAATGTCGCAAACCGAAACCCGGTATGATATATCAGGCCATTAAGGATTATGATGTGAATGTTGGTGAAAGCTTTCTCATAGGAGATAGTCAGCGTGATATTGAGGCCGCCGAGGCGGCCGGTATAAAAGGGTACTTATTTACGGGTACCACCAACTTGTTGAATTTTATAAAAACGATTATTTAGCATGTATATTTTATATTTTGATATAGATATGACGGAGGTGATGGTATGAAAGAATACAAGAATATACTCATTATTAAGATGAGTTCCTTAGGTGATGTTATACATGCGTTGCCTACCTTGTATGCAATTCGTAAGAACTGGCCCGATGCGCGTATCACCTGGGCTATTCATGAACAGTTCGCCAGCCTCCTGCCCGGTACACCTTGGATCGATGACGTCATCATTATCGACAAGAAGAAGTTGAAACAACCGGCATATCTTTGGGAGCTTAGAAAAGAGCTACATAGTCGTCATTTTGATATGACCTTAGATTTACAATGTATTGCAAAAAGTGCTATAGTGTCTCTACTATCAGGCGCACCTGAAAAATACGGTTACTGGGAACTGCGCGAAGGCAGTAATCTTGTGAATAAAGCCCTTGTAGGAGAGCACAAGTACGATCATGTTATCGAGAGATATTTAGATACCGTTCGCGCCTTGGGTGGCGAAGTGGAAGGTGTTGAATTTCCTATGCCCGTCTACGGGAATGCGGAAAAATCGATTAAATATCGGCTTCAATGCTTTGGGATTTCCGATGATGAATATGTCGTAGTAGTACCCGGCGCACGATGGATAGTAAAGGAATGGCCTCTTCTCAATTTTGGCGAACTCTGCATTCGTCTTTGTGAATCAGGTAAGAAGGTCGTCATCGCCGGTGCACCGGAGGATATTGAGAAGGGTGCTTTCATAGAAAATTATGTAAAAAATGATAATCTCGTAAATCTCGTTGGGGCTACATCGATGGAGGAACTGATAGAACTGATTCGTCGATGTGAAGTATTTATCAGCGCCGATACGGGACCGCTACATATTGCGAATGCCTTGAAGCGGCCTCTCATTGCCTTATTCGGCACGACATCACCCAAGCGGACAGGTCCTTATGGCGGCAGTCACGTACATCTCATCATTTCTCCTACCTCAAAGGCGACACCGGAGGCACCGTTGGTTGATGATCCGGACTGCATGGCTCAGATTCCGGTGGATGCGGTGTGGTCCGTATATGAGCAAGTGCTTGGAAAGGAACTGTAATGGAACTTGATAATAAGCGAATTGTTGTGACCTTTCTCATGCATCTGGGGGATGTTATCCTGACGAC
It encodes the following:
- a CDS encoding glycosyltransferase family 9 protein, translating into MKEYKNILIIKMSSLGDVIHALPTLYAIRKNWPDARITWAIHEQFASLLPGTPWIDDVIIIDKKKLKQPAYLWELRKELHSRHFDMTLDLQCIAKSAIVSLLSGAPEKYGYWELREGSNLVNKALVGEHKYDHVIERYLDTVRALGGEVEGVEFPMPVYGNAEKSIKYRLQCFGISDDEYVVVVPGARWIVKEWPLLNFGELCIRLCESGKKVVIAGAPEDIEKGAFIENYVKNDNLVNLVGATSMEELIELIRRCEVFISADTGPLHIANALKRPLIALFGTTSPKRTGPYGGSHVHLIISPTSKATPEAPLVDDPDCMAQIPVDAVWSVYEQVLGKEL
- the rfaD gene encoding ADP-glyceromanno-heptose 6-epimerase; translation: MIIVTGGAGFIGSNIVKALNERGRTDIIIVDDLTDGRKIRNIQNLEFLDYIDCDDFDYAIADGSFDVGPIDVVFHEGACADTMEYNGKYMMKNNYEGSKNLFHYCQDRRIPFIYASSASTYGNGTNGFVEKPEAEEALNPYAYSKLLFDRYVRKFEGEYTTQVVGLRYFNVYGPNEAHKDKMASLVRQMFYKNQETGVINLFEGTDGYEDGGQTRDFIYVKDVVNVNFYFWEHPEISGIFNCGTGNAHSFNQFMQAVIDYNGKGKIEYIPFPEVLKGKYQSFTEADTTKLMTAGYDKGFTKMEDAVKEYCELLEHNEGYLR
- a CDS encoding D-glycero-alpha-D-manno-heptose-1,7-bisphosphate 7-phosphatase gives rise to the protein MRKVLFLDRDGVINKDVNYLYKIDDLQWVDGAKEALAYAYSKGYDLIVVTNQSGVARGYYKEHDVQILHDYMGRELDACGAPILRFYYCPHHVEGTVSRYAIDCECRKPKPGMIYQAIKDYDVNVGESFLIGDSQRDIEAAEAAGIKGYLFTGTTNLLNFIKTII